A window of Maioricimonas rarisocia genomic DNA:
GTGCAATCGAACCGTCGATAGTCAAAGAACGCACGTCGAGACATTCCGGCCCTTTCTCAAGACACCTTCTCAGCCAACCGCCAACCTGATCGTCCGGGCCGTCCCGCGCGAGGGTCAACTTCCCGAGTTGAGCAATGTGATGCGCGTGCGACCAGAGTCCGCATCATCGCCGGGGTCACCGGGAACAGCGAACACCGGGTCGTTCGTCCCGGAGCGATCGGGACGTTACCTGCGGGCGCGTTGCCCTGACACTGCATCGGCAAGGATCGAGGCGGGCCTGCGACGGGATCGTCCTGAAACAGGACTCACGCCGACTGGTCGACCAACCAGTGCGCATGCCCGGTTCAACCGGAGCGGCAGGCGCAACCGCAATGACCTCCAAACCGGCTGCAACCGGTCACTGACTGCGGAGCAGCTTGCGGAAGGACTTGAACGTCTGCGTGTTGGCAACGTCCTTCTTCTCCAGCCCTGCCCGCCGTGCCTGGTAGACGCCGTACTGCATCACGTCCAGACCCGTCGTACTGTGAGCGTCGGTGCTGATCACGATGGGAATACCGTGCTCTTTCGCTGCACGGGTCTGAATGTCATCGAGATCGAGTCGCGAGGGATGCGCGTTGATTTCCATCAGAACTTCGTGATCGGCAGCCGCCTTGAACAGTTCTTCGTAGTCGATGTCAGCACCGGGACGCTTGCCGACAATCCGCCCGCTCGGGTGGCCAATGATCGAGACGTGCGGGTTCTTCACCGCCGTCATCAGCCGCTTCATGATCTGCTCGCGCGGCTGCTTCAGACCGTAGTGAAGCACGGCAATGACCCAGTCCGCCTCGGCAAGAACATCGTCCGGGAGGTCGAGAGTGGCATCCTCGAGGATGTCACACTCGATCCCACACAGAACGTCGATCCCTGAGATGTCCTTGCGGACCTTGTCGATCTCCTTCCAGTGGGCCCGCAGACGCTCGGCATCGAGACCGTTGGCCATCGAGACCCGCTTGGAGTGATCCGTGATGGCAATGTACTTCAGGCCGCGTTCCTTTGCCGCCTCGGCCATCTCGCGGATCGACGCCGTCCCGTCGGTCGCCGTCGTATGCATGTGCAGGTCGCCGCGAATGTCATCCAGTTCGAGCAGCGTCGGCAGTTTGTCGTCCTCAGCCAGCTGGAACTCGCCGCGATCCTCCCGCAGTTCCGGCGGAATCCATGGCAGATCGAGCTTCGCGTAGACGTCCTCTTCGGTCTTGCCGGCCACCAGTTCGTCGTCTTTGAAGAGGCCGTACTCGTTGAGCTTGTAGCCTCGCTTCTGGGCCCGTCGCCGCATGACGATGTTGTGCTCTTTGGAGCCGGTGAAGTACTGCATTGCGGCCCCGTACGACTCGTCGGACACGACCCGCAGGTCGAGTTCAAGACCGTCACGCAAGCGGACCCGCTGCTTGGTTTCGCCCCGTTCGAGAACCTTTTCGACGAGTCGATGTTTTGCCAGCCGGTCCATCGGTTCGTCGGCAGATGCGGCCGTGACCAGAACATCGAGATCTCCGCAGGTCTCCTTGCGCCGCCGACAGCTGCCGGCCACGTTCGCCTGATTCACGGCATTCAGTTCCAGCAGGTCGGCGACAACTTCGTCAGCCGCGGCTTTCGCTTCCGACAGGAAAGTCCGCGTGCCGACCAGCTCGATCCGTTCGAGACCTTCCAGGAT
This region includes:
- the polX gene encoding DNA polymerase/3'-5' exonuclease PolX, whose amino-acid sequence is MQNAEVARVFEELADLLEIQGANAFRVRAYRNAARTIEDLSETVSALVAEGKSELTELPGIGKDLAEKIITIVETGELPQLAKLRKEVPPGVVEMLRIEGLGPKKVAKLFHDEGIDSLQQLREAAERGDLEKVKGFGKKTAQNILEGLERIELVGTRTFLSEAKAAADEVVADLLELNAVNQANVAGSCRRRKETCGDLDVLVTAASADEPMDRLAKHRLVEKVLERGETKQRVRLRDGLELDLRVVSDESYGAAMQYFTGSKEHNIVMRRRAQKRGYKLNEYGLFKDDELVAGKTEEDVYAKLDLPWIPPELREDRGEFQLAEDDKLPTLLELDDIRGDLHMHTTATDGTASIREMAEAAKERGLKYIAITDHSKRVSMANGLDAERLRAHWKEIDKVRKDISGIDVLCGIECDILEDATLDLPDDVLAEADWVIAVLHYGLKQPREQIMKRLMTAVKNPHVSIIGHPSGRIVGKRPGADIDYEELFKAAADHEVLMEINAHPSRLDLDDIQTRAAKEHGIPIVISTDAHSTTGLDVMQYGVYQARRAGLEKKDVANTQTFKSFRKLLRSQ